ATCGTTCAAGGCATGTCCGCGCCGCCGTGCCGCACGCCCCCTCCGCGCATCGGTCATCATCGCACTTGCGCTCATCACCGCATACGCCGCTTCCCCGCGGGATGTCATCTGTTCACCCATCGATGAGAAACGCGACTCCGTCGACCTTATCGAGCTCTGTGACCTCTCGGGTATATCATACCGCTATGACCAGCTCTCGCGGCGATTGACGCTCTCCAAGGACGGTATGACCGCGGATGTCGTCGCAGGGGATGCCCTTTTCACCTACAGCGGTCGCATAAGCACATCGGACTCGCCCGTCGTCGCGAACGGGATATTCACCGCATCGGCGGCACTTGCATCGAACCTCACGGCACTCCTCGGGAAGAACACACCGGGCGGGATACGATTCAGCATCGCTGACAAAGCGCACACGAACGACACGCGATCGAACACCGGCATCGCCTTCTCCATCGAGGAGAAGAAGATGAACACCATCACACAGACACCGCTCTCCGAGGTGACGATACGCCCGCGTTCGGCGAATGTCGAGGTGATAGTCATCGACCCGGGGCATGGCGGGCGGGACCCGGGGGCCATCGGCGTCGGCGATATACGCGAAAAGGACATCGTCCTCGATATTTCCGGCATGCTCCGCGATGCGGTAAGCCGTGCCGTGGGTCCGTCGACAAAAGTGGTCATGACGCACGACAAGGATGTCTTCATGACGCTCGAGGACAGATCGATATTCGCCAACAATGCCATCGGCATAGGCACGAAAGAACAGAAGAACGGCATCTTCGTGAGCGTGCATGCGAACGCGTCGTTCAACCGCTCCTCGCGCGGCTTCGAGGTGTACTTCGTATCCGCCGTCGAATCGAGCGAGTACGCGCGCGCCACCGCATCGTTCGAGAACAGCTCCGTCATCGATTTTGAACGCGGGAGCTTTTCCTACACCAATTACACCGAAGGCATCTACTACAAGATGATAATCGAGCAGTATCAGAAAGAATCGAGCATGCTCTCGGGGTTCATAAAGGAAGAAGTGTTCAAGGGCGTCCGCGAGGTAGCCGAACGGACAAAGCCCGTACAGAGCGCGCTCTTCTATGTGCTGAAGGGCGTTCTCATGCCGGCGGTGCTCGTCGAGACGGGATTCGTCACCAATCCGCAGGACGCGAAACTCATCACCGATAAGTCATATCAGGCCGAGATGGCAAACTCCATCGCAGCGGGCATTGTGCGGTATGTGCGGCTCTTCGAGAAGACGAAGGGGTTCACAGAGTAGATCTCGCCTGCGGGCGTGGTCACCGAGCTCTTGCGCTGAGCCTGGTCGAAGCGTGTCGCGATGCCGCGCCGGGGAAGATCTGGATTTTTTTTGCACTTTGCACGCGACATCCGGAGCTATTGACTCCCCGCACACCGACACTATACTGTGCACCAGGCAGGTATCATCGTGAAAAACGTAAAAGCATCTTCAATGAAGCGCGCCGTCCTCATCATGGCAGGCGGCAAGGGCGAGAGGTTCTGGCCGCTCGGGCGCGTGAATCTCCCCAAGCAATTCCTCCGCATCGGCGGGAGCGAAACGCTCATCGGCAGCACCATTTCCCGCATGCTCGACCTCGTCGACAGGGAGAATATGTTCATCGTCACCGGCGCGCGATATCGGAAGGAATTCGAACTGCATATGCCGGATTTCCTCGCGGCGAACATCATCTACGAACCGGAGGGGCGCGACACGCTCCCGGCGGTAGCGTATGCGAGCGCCATTATCAAGGAGCGTCTCGGTGAATGCGTCATTGCCGTGCTCGCTGCCGACCATATCGTCGGCGACCTCTCGAAATTCCACGCCGTCATGAGAACGGCGTACGATCAGGCTGAACACGACGAACACGCGCTCATCACGATAGGCATATCGCCTGTTCGTCCGGACACGAATTACGGATATGTCCATGTCGGGAAAGCGGTCGAAAGCTCGGACGTAAAGACGTTCTCCGTGTTGGCGTTCAAGGAAAAGCCGGACAAAAGGACGGCGGAACGATTCCTCTCGGTCGGCGACTATTACTGGAACAGCGGCATGTTCGTCTGGCGCACGGACGCGCTCTTTTCCGCCATCGAAAAGAACGCGGCGGATATACACACCGAACGCACAGCCGTTTCCCGCGCACTTGCCGCAGGCGATGCCGCGGCGGCGGAAGCGGCATTCCTCCGCATGCGAAAGGTCTCCGTGGATTTCGGCATCATGGAGGGAGCCAAGCGCGTGCTCTGCGTAACGGGCTCCTTCGGCTGGGACGATGTGGGATCGTTCAGCGCCTACGAGCGCATCTATCCGCGCGATGAAAAGGGCAATACCCTCGTCGGAAAAAGCGTGGCGGTGAACGCGGCGAATTCCATCGTCATCAATAATTCCGATACGCTCGCCGTCATCGCGGGCGTCGAGGATATCGTCGTCGTTCGTACCGAGGATGCGCTCCTCGTCTGCCGCAAAGGTGATGACGCTGCGGTGAAGGATGCGCTTAAGAAGCTCAGGGACGCAAGCGGATACGAACGCTTTCTCTGAACGCGATCACATCCGCTGCACGGCCGATAGGAACTGCGGATGTGTCTCGATACGCCGTTCCAGATCGGCTTTTTCATCCTCGGAAATATTCACCGGATATTGTGACTGGCTCCGTCGCCAGCGCGTAAGCCATTCCTCATCGAGGAGTTCGGGCTTGCCTGGATGCGATCGTGCACCGGAAGCCTCTGTGAACGCTATCGTGGTGGATGCTTTCGGCCCGGTGGGCGCACCCTTCGCAACGAAAAAACCCGCAGCGAGGAGCGCCGTACGCACGGCGGTAGACACCGAGTAGGTATAAAGCTCGGCCGATCGTGTGCCGCAATGACGCATTATCCGTGTGAACACATCGGAACCCCAGAGCCCATTGCCGGTTTTTGCGGAGAACATGTCGTAATAGATATGATCGGGTACCGGCGCCGAACCCATGTGCTCGAGGAAATCGCCCTCTCGGAGCTCCCAATGGAGAAGCCCGGAACTGTGTGCATATCTTCCCATGGATAATATCTCAGCCGGGGCTCGATGGTGAAGATGGGGAAAATGGCCGGAATGTTTCGATGCAAGCCTCAAGGGATCGAGGTCGTTCTCAAAGCTCACCATGGTAAGCGGACGCACGCCCCCGTTACTCTCGTCGAAGCATTTTTCAAAACAGAAGAGTGCCGCCATTGCGTTCGATGCGGCGCCGAGTCCGACATCCCAGATGACAAGAGCATCGGTCCTGTCACTCTCCCGAAGGCGTTGCGCGAGAAATGACTGCCCCACATACAGACGCTCGGCCTCTTCAGCGGGCGGACTCACCGAATGCATCACTTCCCCGGAGCTTATCTGGCGTATGCTGGAAAACCCTTTGGGCGATGCATGCACCTCGAAATCGCCGAGCCGGCGGGCGAATGTCTTTTTCTTCTTCGGCAGAACGCTCGGGTTCTCCTCGTCGGTGCGGACAAGCTCCACACGCTTCTTCTCATAGAACGCCATAAAATCATCGCGCAGTATGCTCTCGCGCATCTCGCGCATGAAGCGATGATAGAACGCGAAGTTATGAATGCCCAGAAGATGCCAGCCGAGGTGTTCGCCGGTCTTGACGAGGTGGCTGATATAGGCACGCGAATGATTGCGGCAGGTATGGCAGTCACAGTGCGCATCGACGGGTTCATCGGAGCATCGATAGACATTGCGCCGGAAATGGAGCTTGCCGTGCGATGAAAAAGCGGTCCCATGCTGCGCGTACTGTGTGGGAATGATGCAGTCGAACATATCGACGCCGCGATGCACCGCTTCGAGGATATCTATCGGCGTACCCACGCCCATGAGATAACGCGGCATGTTCTCCGGAAGTTCATCGGTCACGACGCCGGTGAACTCGTAACGCTCGGCAGGCGTTTCGCCGACGGCAAGCCCCCCTATCGCGAGTCCATCGAACGGCAATACGCGAAGGAAAGCGGCGCTCCTTTTCCTGAGATCGCGATGGCATGCCCCCTGCACTATCCCGAACAATGCCGCGGGTGAATCCCCCCGCGCGGCAAGCGAGCGCTCGGCCCAGCGATGCGTGAGTTCCATCGCTGCCTTCGCCTCATCGTACGGAGCGGTCGACGGTATGCACTGATCGAGCGCCATCATGATATCGCTTCCGATGGTCTTCTGCATCGTGATACTCGACTCCGGCGAGAGAAGATGCATCCTGCCGTCCACGTAGCTCCGGAAGCTCGCGCCTTCTTCCTTCATCATCCGTGCATGCGGCAGGGAGAATATCTGGAAACCGCCTGAGTCGGTAAGCACCGGTCCGTCCCAGTTCATGAACCGATGGATACCGCCCACTTTTTCAAAAACATCCGCGCCGGGGCGCAGGAGGAGATGATACGTATTGGCGAGAAGTATCCGCGAGCCGGCCGCCTTGAGTGTTTCTACGGTCTGGCTTTTCACGGTAGCCTGTGTGCCGACGGGCATGAATACCGGCGTCTCTACCTCGCCATGCAGCGTCGTAAATCGTCCTGCGCGGGCTTTCGATCCGTGCGCAGTTCTTTCAAGGGTGAATTTCAAGCGTGACATCGGGCGGTAGTATATTCCCGTACCGGCATACCGTCAAGAAGCACCTGTGCGTTTCACGGGTGCATGCACCTGTTCATTCACTTGTACCGGATGGACCCGATGGCCTCGAAAACACCATCCCCCAGTCGATCTTCCCCGTCAGCTGCATCAGCACAAAAAGGGTTATTACGGACACGATAGTGAGCATAAAACCAGTGGTGCCTTTGAAGAAGAACGAGAACGAGAATGTGATGAGATATACTATCTGCGCAAGCGGTGAAAACACAAAAGCGAACAGCGTGGTAGTGAATATCCTCAGATATGATGACACCAATACTATCGACACCACGGACGCAATAGCGAAGGCGAGACCGATCGGCATTTGATCGGAAAAGTAGGAGAGTATGAGATTGAACGCAAAAAACGCGGCACCTATAAAGAAATAATTCATCGGGTGCAGCCGCACCTTCATGATCACCGAGAGTATAACAAGGATGAAAAAGTAAAAAAGCATCGGCACCGGGGCGAAGAACGTGATGCGGCTTGCGATCTCACCCGGCGTCTGTTTTTCGGGCATGGACAATCCGATATTTTTCCCGGTGACGGCAGATGAGTATGTCCAGAACAATTTCCACCCCGTACTTGTCGCTTCCTTCTTTACCGGCGAGAGATAGCCGCCATTGGGGAAGTCGATATCCTTGAAATCCGTCGTCATGACGAGACTGAAGTTCTTTATTTCCTCGGCTGAGGACGACTGCGGATTCAGCAGATAGAACCATTCGCCGGTGCCGGTCGTAGTATACGATAGGGAAACATCCATAATACCGTCGGCGGGAATGTGCGCACACAGCACTTCGGTGTACCCTTCCTTCACAGCGCCATTGACGGTAATGCGCATGGCGTCGTACACAACGTCCGATGATCCGAGCGGTATTTTTGCATACACTTGCCGGCCGTACGACGTTGTATTCCTTGCCGTATAATGAGCAGCATAGCGCACACGATAGGTGGGAAACCAGAGAAGCCCTTTTTTTCGCGGGTCCATATGGAAATCAGCGGTAATGTCGGATGAAGCGAGCGCAATGGACACCGGTTCATCACGCCATTCCTTGATAACGGCGCCCTGTGCATTGGTGACCGGCAGTCCGTTGACGTTCAGCATCGGCCGGAGCTTTTTTTCGTAGTAATAGAATCCGGGGGACGAGATACACTGCCTGCCGCCGAACAGGTTGTTCACCTCTGCGCTCATTTTGCCTGTCGATTCCTTCGTGCGAAGCGAATCGGTCACACCAAGTATCATCCATGCGGCAAAAAGCCCGAGGAAGATAAGACCGATCGCGAGTATCTGTTTCACCGACATACCATGCCTCCAGGATCATTTTCTGATATTCAATATATCCTGCGGCGGTAAAACGAATATGAAGTGTATGTGAAGTATATGGAGCCTACTGTTCCAGGGGAAGCGTAAAGGTCACAACAGTACCGCCGGACGCCCGATTTGCCGCTGTCACGCGTCCGCCGTGCAGCTGCGCGACCTCGCGAACAAATGGCAGTCCGAGACCGGTGCTTTTCCTTCCGGTGCCGGGGCGCGGAAGCGAATAGAATTTATCGAATATTTTCTCGACGGCATACGATGGAATGCCCGTCCCCGTGTCGCTGATGACGATCGATATATCCCGCGATACGCCAGCCGCTTCGATGACAATGCGCCCGCCGCTCGGCGTGAAGTCGAGTGCGTTCTGCACGATATTGGCGACGGCCTGCCTCAGGAGGAACTCATCGCCGTCGACGGCCAGCATGGATGGAACGTGTGTATCGATCGTAATGCCGCGCACGATCGCCGTCGGCTCGTGGCTCTTCGCGATCTCATGAAGCATCGACGAAAGGTCAACGGGCTTAACGGCATCAAGTGAACGGCGATTCTCAAGCGAGGCGAGTGTGAGAAGGCGATCGGTTATCGCACGGATGCGCTGCGATTCATGCCGTATATTCTCGAGGAAACGCTTCGTCTCCGCGGGCGGCGTCCCTGCGGCGAGCAGTTCCGCGGCACCGCT
This is a stretch of genomic DNA from Spirochaetota bacterium. It encodes these proteins:
- a CDS encoding N-acetylmuramoyl-L-alanine amidase, with amino-acid sequence SFKACPRRRAARPLRASVIIALALITAYAASPRDVICSPIDEKRDSVDLIELCDLSGISYRYDQLSRRLTLSKDGMTADVVAGDALFTYSGRISTSDSPVVANGIFTASAALASNLTALLGKNTPGGIRFSIADKAHTNDTRSNTGIAFSIEEKKMNTITQTPLSEVTIRPRSANVEVIVIDPGHGGRDPGAIGVGDIREKDIVLDISGMLRDAVSRAVGPSTKVVMTHDKDVFMTLEDRSIFANNAIGIGTKEQKNGIFVSVHANASFNRSSRGFEVYFVSAVESSEYARATASFENSSVIDFERGSFSYTNYTEGIYYKMIIEQYQKESSMLSGFIKEEVFKGVREVAERTKPVQSALFYVLKGVLMPAVLVETGFVTNPQDAKLITDKSYQAEMANSIAAGIVRYVRLFEKTKGFTE
- the tgt gene encoding tRNA guanosine(34) transglycosylase Tgt: MSRLKFTLERTAHGSKARAGRFTTLHGEVETPVFMPVGTQATVKSQTVETLKAAGSRILLANTYHLLLRPGADVFEKVGGIHRFMNWDGPVLTDSGGFQIFSLPHARMMKEEGASFRSYVDGRMHLLSPESSITMQKTIGSDIMMALDQCIPSTAPYDEAKAAMELTHRWAERSLAARGDSPAALFGIVQGACHRDLRKRSAAFLRVLPFDGLAIGGLAVGETPAERYEFTGVVTDELPENMPRYLMGVGTPIDILEAVHRGVDMFDCIIPTQYAQHGTAFSSHGKLHFRRNVYRCSDEPVDAHCDCHTCRNHSRAYISHLVKTGEHLGWHLLGIHNFAFYHRFMREMRESILRDDFMAFYEKKRVELVRTDEENPSVLPKKKKTFARRLGDFEVHASPKGFSSIRQISSGEVMHSVSPPAEEAERLYVGQSFLAQRLRESDRTDALVIWDVGLGAASNAMAALFCFEKCFDESNGGVRPLTMVSFENDLDPLRLASKHSGHFPHLHHRAPAEILSMGRYAHSSGLLHWELREGDFLEHMGSAPVPDHIYYDMFSAKTGNGLWGSDVFTRIMRHCGTRSAELYTYSVSTAVRTALLAAGFFVAKGAPTGPKASTTIAFTEASGARSHPGKPELLDEEWLTRWRRSQSQYPVNISEDEKADLERRIETHPQFLSAVQRM
- a CDS encoding inner membrane CreD family protein, which encodes MSVKQILAIGLIFLGLFAAWMILGVTDSLRTKESTGKMSAEVNNLFGGRQCISSPGFYYYEKKLRPMLNVNGLPVTNAQGAVIKEWRDEPVSIALASSDITADFHMDPRKKGLLWFPTYRVRYAAHYTARNTTSYGRQVYAKIPLGSSDVVYDAMRITVNGAVKEGYTEVLCAHIPADGIMDVSLSYTTTGTGEWFYLLNPQSSSAEEIKNFSLVMTTDFKDIDFPNGGYLSPVKKEATSTGWKLFWTYSSAVTGKNIGLSMPEKQTPGEIASRITFFAPVPMLFYFFILVILSVIMKVRLHPMNYFFIGAAFFAFNLILSYFSDQMPIGLAFAIASVVSIVLVSSYLRIFTTTLFAFVFSPLAQIVYLITFSFSFFFKGTTGFMLTIVSVITLFVLMQLTGKIDWGMVFSRPSGPSGTSE
- a CDS encoding sugar phosphate nucleotidyltransferase, yielding MKRAVLIMAGGKGERFWPLGRVNLPKQFLRIGGSETLIGSTISRMLDLVDRENMFIVTGARYRKEFELHMPDFLAANIIYEPEGRDTLPAVAYASAIIKERLGECVIAVLAADHIVGDLSKFHAVMRTAYDQAEHDEHALITIGISPVRPDTNYGYVHVGKAVESSDVKTFSVLAFKEKPDKRTAERFLSVGDYYWNSGMFVWRTDALFSAIEKNAADIHTERTAVSRALAAGDAAAAEAAFLRMRKVSVDFGIMEGAKRVLCVTGSFGWDDVGSFSAYERIYPRDEKGNTLVGKSVAVNAANSIVINNSDTLAVIAGVEDIVVVRTEDALLVCRKGDDAAVKDALKKLRDASGYERFL